The Chloroflexota bacterium genome segment GTGCCCCCGCGCGCTCGATGTTCCACGCCATGGGGTTTAGCAGCGAAGACCTGGCCAAGCCGCTCATTGGCGTGGCCAGTACGTGGAATGAGGTGACGCCGTGCAATTACCACCTGGACCGGTTGGCCCAGAAGGTAAAGGAAGGTATTCGCGAAGCCGGCGGTACACCGATTGAGTTTGTCGCCATTACGGTGAGCGACGGCATTGCCATGGGCACGGAAGGTATGCGCACCAGCCTGGTGACGCGGGAGATCATTGCGGACTCGATTGAGGCGGTTGCCATCGGCGAGCGCTTAGACGGCGTGGTCACGATTGCCGGGTGCGATAAGAGCCTGCCGGGCTGCGCCATGGCCATGGCGCGCCTCGATATTCCCAGCGTTTTCGTCTATGGAGGCAGCATTATGCCGGGGCGCTGGCAGGGCAAGGACGTGACAATTCAGGACGTGTTCGAGGCCGTAGGCGCGCACGCAGCCGGCAATCTCAGCGATGATGAACTGACCGACCTTGAGTTGCACGCCTGTCCGGGGCCGGGCTCGTGCGGCGGCATGTACACGGCCAACACCATGTCGAGCGCGCTGGAGGCCATGGGTCTCTCGGTACCCGGCAGCGCCTCGCCACCGGCCATGGACGAACGCCGCGATCAGGTGTGCGTGGACGCGGGCCATCTGGTGATGGACTGCGTGCGCAACAACCGGAAGCCGTCCGACATCATCACGAAAGAGTCGATGGAGAACTCGGTAGCTGTCGCGCTGGCAGCCGGCGGTTCAACGAACGCGGCGCTCCATCTGCCCGCCATCGC includes the following:
- a CDS encoding dihydroxy-acid dehydratase, coding for MSDSGNVDIKPFSKDITVGPKSAPARSMFHAMGFSSEDLAKPLIGVASTWNEVTPCNYHLDRLAQKVKEGIREAGGTPIEFVAITVSDGIAMGTEGMRTSLVTREIIADSIEAVAIGERLDGVVTIAGCDKSLPGCAMAMARLDIPSVFVYGGSIMPGRWQGKDVTIQDVFEAVGAHAAGNLSDDELTDLELHACPGPGSCGGMYTANTMSSALEAMGLSVPGSASPPAMDERRDQVCVDAGHLVMDCVRNNRKPSDIITKESMENSVAVALAAGGSTNAALHLPAIAWEAGVPFDLDDIDRVSKRVPHIADMRPGGRYVMADLDKVGGVPLIMREMLRAGLLHGDCLTVTGQTLAEDVAGAQVSENGQDIVRSADDPIFAGGTMVILRGNLAPEGAVVKVAGVGNPVHPRPATGFEI